In one Balaenoptera ricei isolate mBalRic1 chromosome 20, mBalRic1.hap2, whole genome shotgun sequence genomic region, the following are encoded:
- the FBXO39 gene encoding F-box only protein 39 isoform X1 — protein sequence MDEEGQPIQPQDESCWATLPDVCLHRIFWWLGDKDRSRAALVCRKWNQMMYSADLWRYRTITFTGRPSRVHASEFVSALWYVKKFGRYLEHLEIKLLHPYNTVLTKKFQVTMQSLLSCLGKRNNRLKSLSMQHLELDRLVWRNSIRNLLMKSLSSFLKKMGKHLDYFSLKGARLTVGQGCHILNSLSYSRKESVVSELNLEDFFSHHLAVYSSPQFNKTMATFHSLESLSLNYNCISDELLENLCENNAGTLWTMNIKCHSHDPHEQVIWGMSWAKLARYATNLRVNFFFEQVMEYERLARILLQEIPIRSISLRNCSFSDPDWSMRPTLTDLLPTFRHTLQKLTFEFNNKNESLDKELHRLILSCRKLFYFKIWAFLDVKFVEQILQSQEEGRCALRTLKVRAPPGWVPWGSGKGIQAPGRAGVQPQCSCSGVKVRSEAGHGGDGRLTSLSIGN from the exons ATGGACGAAGAAGGCCAACCGATCCAGCCTCAAGACGAGAGCTGCTGGGCCACCCTTCCCGATGTGTGCCTACATCGTATTTTCTGGTGGCTGGGAGACAAAGACAGGTCCAGAGCGGCCCTTGTCTGCAGAAAGTGGAACCAGATGATGTATTCGGCTGACCTCTGGCGATACAGGACCATCACGTTTACTGGGAGACCTTCCAGGGTACACGCGTCCGAATTTGTGTCGGCTCTTTGGTATGTTAAGAAATTCGGTCGTTATCTGGAGCACCTGGAGATCAAATTGCTGCATCCTTACAACACTGTCCTGACCAAGAAGTTCCAGGTCACCATGCAAAGCCTTCTCTCGTGTCTGGGCAAGAGAAACAACCGTCTGAAATCTCTGTCCATGCAGCACCTGGAACTGGACCGCCTGGTCTGGAGGAACAGCATCAGGAACTTGCTCATGAAAAGCTTGAGCTCATTCTTGAAGAAAATGGGCAAACACCTGGATTATTTCAGCCTAAAAGGGGCTAGGCTCACCGTGGGGCAAGGCTGCCACATCCTCAACTCCCTGAGCTACTCAAGGAAAGAGAGTGTGGTGTCAGAGCTCAACCTCGAGGACTTCTTCAGCCACCACCTCGCTGTCTACAGCAGCCCCCAGTTCAACAAGACCATGGCCACGTTCCACAGCCTGGAGTCCCTGAGCCTCAACTACAACTGCATCTCCGACGAGCTGCTGGAGAACTTGTGTGAGAACAATGCCGGCACCCTCTGGACCATGAACATCAAGTGCCACAGTCATGACCCCCACGAGCAGGTCATCTGGGGCATGTCCTGGGCCAAGCTGGCGAGGTACGCCACCAACCTGAGAGTCAACTTCTTCTTTGAGCAAGTCATGGAGTATGAGCGCTTGGCCCGGATCCTCCTGCAGGAGATCCCCATCAGGAGCATcagtctgagaaactgctctTTCAGCGACCCCGACTGGTCCATGAGGCCCACTCTGACGGATCTCCTGCCCACCTTCCGGCACACTCTGCAG AAACTAACTTTTGagttcaacaacaaaaatgagtCTCTGGACAAGGAGCTGCACCGCCTCATCTTATCCTGCAGGAAGTTGTTTTACTTCAAAATCTGGGCTTTCCTTGATGTTAAGTTTGTGGAGCAGATCCTGCAGAGTCAGGAAGAAGGGCGGTGTGCCCTGCGCACACTCAAGGTAAGAGCCCCCCCGGGGTGGGTTCCATGGGGATCGGGCAAGGGCATCCAGGCCCCTGGGCGGGCAGGCGTCCAGCCCCAGTGTTCCTGCTCTGGGGTGAAGGTCAGGAGTGAGGCAGGGCATGGGGGGGATGGACGTCTCACAAGTCTGTCCATTGGAAATTAA
- the FBXO39 gene encoding F-box only protein 39 isoform X6 encodes MDEEGQPIQPQDESCWATLPDVCLHRIFWWLGDKDRSRAALVCRKWNQMMYSADLWRYRTITFTGRPSRVHASEFVSALWYVKKFGRYLEHLEIKLLHPYNTVLTKKFQVTMQSLLSCLGKRNNRLKSLSMQHLELDRLVWRNSIRNLLMKSLSSFLKKMGKHLDYFSLKGARLTVGQGCHILNSLSYSRKESVVSELNLEDFFSHHLAVYSSPQFNKTMATFHSLESLSLNYNCISDELLENLCENNAGTLWTMNIKCHSHDPHEQVIWGMSWAKLARYATNLRVNFFFEQVMEYERLARILLQEIPIRSISLRNCSFSDPDWSMRPTLTDLLPTFRHTLQKLTFEFNNKNESLDKELHRLILSCRKLFYFKIWAFLDVKFVEQILQSQEEGRCALRTLKLLKVETVIPL; translated from the exons ATGGACGAAGAAGGCCAACCGATCCAGCCTCAAGACGAGAGCTGCTGGGCCACCCTTCCCGATGTGTGCCTACATCGTATTTTCTGGTGGCTGGGAGACAAAGACAGGTCCAGAGCGGCCCTTGTCTGCAGAAAGTGGAACCAGATGATGTATTCGGCTGACCTCTGGCGATACAGGACCATCACGTTTACTGGGAGACCTTCCAGGGTACACGCGTCCGAATTTGTGTCGGCTCTTTGGTATGTTAAGAAATTCGGTCGTTATCTGGAGCACCTGGAGATCAAATTGCTGCATCCTTACAACACTGTCCTGACCAAGAAGTTCCAGGTCACCATGCAAAGCCTTCTCTCGTGTCTGGGCAAGAGAAACAACCGTCTGAAATCTCTGTCCATGCAGCACCTGGAACTGGACCGCCTGGTCTGGAGGAACAGCATCAGGAACTTGCTCATGAAAAGCTTGAGCTCATTCTTGAAGAAAATGGGCAAACACCTGGATTATTTCAGCCTAAAAGGGGCTAGGCTCACCGTGGGGCAAGGCTGCCACATCCTCAACTCCCTGAGCTACTCAAGGAAAGAGAGTGTGGTGTCAGAGCTCAACCTCGAGGACTTCTTCAGCCACCACCTCGCTGTCTACAGCAGCCCCCAGTTCAACAAGACCATGGCCACGTTCCACAGCCTGGAGTCCCTGAGCCTCAACTACAACTGCATCTCCGACGAGCTGCTGGAGAACTTGTGTGAGAACAATGCCGGCACCCTCTGGACCATGAACATCAAGTGCCACAGTCATGACCCCCACGAGCAGGTCATCTGGGGCATGTCCTGGGCCAAGCTGGCGAGGTACGCCACCAACCTGAGAGTCAACTTCTTCTTTGAGCAAGTCATGGAGTATGAGCGCTTGGCCCGGATCCTCCTGCAGGAGATCCCCATCAGGAGCATcagtctgagaaactgctctTTCAGCGACCCCGACTGGTCCATGAGGCCCACTCTGACGGATCTCCTGCCCACCTTCCGGCACACTCTGCAG AAACTAACTTTTGagttcaacaacaaaaatgagtCTCTGGACAAGGAGCTGCACCGCCTCATCTTATCCTGCAGGAAGTTGTTTTACTTCAAAATCTGGGCTTTCCTTGATGTTAAGTTTGTGGAGCAGATCCTGCAGAGTCAGGAAGAAGGGCGGTGTGCCCTGCGCACACTCAAG
- the FBXO39 gene encoding F-box only protein 39 isoform X7, giving the protein MDEEGQPIQPQDESCWATLPDVCLHRIFWWLGDKDRSRAALVCRKWNQMMYSADLWRYRTITFTGRPSRVHASEFVSALWYVKKFGRYLEHLEIKLLHPYNTVLTKKFQVTMQSLLSCLGKRNNRLKSLSMQHLELDRLVWRNSIRNLLMKSLSSFLKKMGKHLDYFSLKGARLTVGQGCHILNSLSYSRKESVVSELNLEDFFSHHLAVYSSPQFNKTMATFHSLESLSLNYNCISDELLENLCENNAGTLWTMNIKCHSHDPHEQVIWGMSWAKLARYATNLRVNFFFEQVMEYERLARILLQEIPIRSISLRNCSFSDPDWSMRPTLTDLLPTFRHTLQKLTFEFNNKNESLDKELHRLILSCRKLFYFKIWAFLDVKFVEQILQSQEEGRCALRTLKDFSDPPG; this is encoded by the exons ATGGACGAAGAAGGCCAACCGATCCAGCCTCAAGACGAGAGCTGCTGGGCCACCCTTCCCGATGTGTGCCTACATCGTATTTTCTGGTGGCTGGGAGACAAAGACAGGTCCAGAGCGGCCCTTGTCTGCAGAAAGTGGAACCAGATGATGTATTCGGCTGACCTCTGGCGATACAGGACCATCACGTTTACTGGGAGACCTTCCAGGGTACACGCGTCCGAATTTGTGTCGGCTCTTTGGTATGTTAAGAAATTCGGTCGTTATCTGGAGCACCTGGAGATCAAATTGCTGCATCCTTACAACACTGTCCTGACCAAGAAGTTCCAGGTCACCATGCAAAGCCTTCTCTCGTGTCTGGGCAAGAGAAACAACCGTCTGAAATCTCTGTCCATGCAGCACCTGGAACTGGACCGCCTGGTCTGGAGGAACAGCATCAGGAACTTGCTCATGAAAAGCTTGAGCTCATTCTTGAAGAAAATGGGCAAACACCTGGATTATTTCAGCCTAAAAGGGGCTAGGCTCACCGTGGGGCAAGGCTGCCACATCCTCAACTCCCTGAGCTACTCAAGGAAAGAGAGTGTGGTGTCAGAGCTCAACCTCGAGGACTTCTTCAGCCACCACCTCGCTGTCTACAGCAGCCCCCAGTTCAACAAGACCATGGCCACGTTCCACAGCCTGGAGTCCCTGAGCCTCAACTACAACTGCATCTCCGACGAGCTGCTGGAGAACTTGTGTGAGAACAATGCCGGCACCCTCTGGACCATGAACATCAAGTGCCACAGTCATGACCCCCACGAGCAGGTCATCTGGGGCATGTCCTGGGCCAAGCTGGCGAGGTACGCCACCAACCTGAGAGTCAACTTCTTCTTTGAGCAAGTCATGGAGTATGAGCGCTTGGCCCGGATCCTCCTGCAGGAGATCCCCATCAGGAGCATcagtctgagaaactgctctTTCAGCGACCCCGACTGGTCCATGAGGCCCACTCTGACGGATCTCCTGCCCACCTTCCGGCACACTCTGCAG AAACTAACTTTTGagttcaacaacaaaaatgagtCTCTGGACAAGGAGCTGCACCGCCTCATCTTATCCTGCAGGAAGTTGTTTTACTTCAAAATCTGGGCTTTCCTTGATGTTAAGTTTGTGGAGCAGATCCTGCAGAGTCAGGAAGAAGGGCGGTGTGCCCTGCGCACACTCAAG
- the FBXO39 gene encoding F-box only protein 39 isoform X8, translating into MDEEGQPIQPQDESCWATLPDVCLHRIFWWLGDKDRSRAALVCRKWNQMMYSADLWRYRTITFTGRPSRVHASEFVSALWYVKKFGRYLEHLEIKLLHPYNTVLTKKFQVTMQSLLSCLGKRNNRLKSLSMQHLELDRLVWRNSIRNLLMKSLSSFLKKMGKHLDYFSLKGARLTVGQGCHILNSLSYSRKESVVSELNLEDFFSHHLAVYSSPQFNKTMATFHSLESLSLNYNCISDELLENLCENNAGTLWTMNIKCHSHDPHEQVIWGMSWAKLARYATNLRVNFFFEQVMEYERLARILLQEIPIRSISLRNCSFSDPDWSMRPTLTDLLPTFRHTLQKLTFEFNNKNESLDKELHRLILSCRKLFYFKIWAFLDVKFVEQILQSQEEGRCALRTLKVFVYRHR; encoded by the exons ATGGACGAAGAAGGCCAACCGATCCAGCCTCAAGACGAGAGCTGCTGGGCCACCCTTCCCGATGTGTGCCTACATCGTATTTTCTGGTGGCTGGGAGACAAAGACAGGTCCAGAGCGGCCCTTGTCTGCAGAAAGTGGAACCAGATGATGTATTCGGCTGACCTCTGGCGATACAGGACCATCACGTTTACTGGGAGACCTTCCAGGGTACACGCGTCCGAATTTGTGTCGGCTCTTTGGTATGTTAAGAAATTCGGTCGTTATCTGGAGCACCTGGAGATCAAATTGCTGCATCCTTACAACACTGTCCTGACCAAGAAGTTCCAGGTCACCATGCAAAGCCTTCTCTCGTGTCTGGGCAAGAGAAACAACCGTCTGAAATCTCTGTCCATGCAGCACCTGGAACTGGACCGCCTGGTCTGGAGGAACAGCATCAGGAACTTGCTCATGAAAAGCTTGAGCTCATTCTTGAAGAAAATGGGCAAACACCTGGATTATTTCAGCCTAAAAGGGGCTAGGCTCACCGTGGGGCAAGGCTGCCACATCCTCAACTCCCTGAGCTACTCAAGGAAAGAGAGTGTGGTGTCAGAGCTCAACCTCGAGGACTTCTTCAGCCACCACCTCGCTGTCTACAGCAGCCCCCAGTTCAACAAGACCATGGCCACGTTCCACAGCCTGGAGTCCCTGAGCCTCAACTACAACTGCATCTCCGACGAGCTGCTGGAGAACTTGTGTGAGAACAATGCCGGCACCCTCTGGACCATGAACATCAAGTGCCACAGTCATGACCCCCACGAGCAGGTCATCTGGGGCATGTCCTGGGCCAAGCTGGCGAGGTACGCCACCAACCTGAGAGTCAACTTCTTCTTTGAGCAAGTCATGGAGTATGAGCGCTTGGCCCGGATCCTCCTGCAGGAGATCCCCATCAGGAGCATcagtctgagaaactgctctTTCAGCGACCCCGACTGGTCCATGAGGCCCACTCTGACGGATCTCCTGCCCACCTTCCGGCACACTCTGCAG AAACTAACTTTTGagttcaacaacaaaaatgagtCTCTGGACAAGGAGCTGCACCGCCTCATCTTATCCTGCAGGAAGTTGTTTTACTTCAAAATCTGGGCTTTCCTTGATGTTAAGTTTGTGGAGCAGATCCTGCAGAGTCAGGAAGAAGGGCGGTGTGCCCTGCGCACACTCAAG GTGTTTGTCTATCGGCACAGGTGA
- the FBXO39 gene encoding F-box only protein 39 isoform X9: MDEEGQPIQPQDESCWATLPDVCLHRIFWWLGDKDRSRAALVCRKWNQMMYSADLWRYRTITFTGRPSRVHASEFVSALWYVKKFGRYLEHLEIKLLHPYNTVLTKKFQVTMQSLLSCLGKRNNRLKSLSMQHLELDRLVWRNSIRNLLMKSLSSFLKKMGKHLDYFSLKGARLTVGQGCHILNSLSYSRKESVVSELNLEDFFSHHLAVYSSPQFNKTMATFHSLESLSLNYNCISDELLENLCENNAGTLWTMNIKCHSHDPHEQVIWGMSWAKLARYATNLRVNFFFEQVMEYERLARILLQEIPIRSISLRNCSFSDPDWSMRPTLTDLLPTFRHTLQKLTFEFNNKNESLDKELHRLILSCRKLFYFKIWAFLDVKFVEQILQSQEEGRCALRTLKI, translated from the exons ATGGACGAAGAAGGCCAACCGATCCAGCCTCAAGACGAGAGCTGCTGGGCCACCCTTCCCGATGTGTGCCTACATCGTATTTTCTGGTGGCTGGGAGACAAAGACAGGTCCAGAGCGGCCCTTGTCTGCAGAAAGTGGAACCAGATGATGTATTCGGCTGACCTCTGGCGATACAGGACCATCACGTTTACTGGGAGACCTTCCAGGGTACACGCGTCCGAATTTGTGTCGGCTCTTTGGTATGTTAAGAAATTCGGTCGTTATCTGGAGCACCTGGAGATCAAATTGCTGCATCCTTACAACACTGTCCTGACCAAGAAGTTCCAGGTCACCATGCAAAGCCTTCTCTCGTGTCTGGGCAAGAGAAACAACCGTCTGAAATCTCTGTCCATGCAGCACCTGGAACTGGACCGCCTGGTCTGGAGGAACAGCATCAGGAACTTGCTCATGAAAAGCTTGAGCTCATTCTTGAAGAAAATGGGCAAACACCTGGATTATTTCAGCCTAAAAGGGGCTAGGCTCACCGTGGGGCAAGGCTGCCACATCCTCAACTCCCTGAGCTACTCAAGGAAAGAGAGTGTGGTGTCAGAGCTCAACCTCGAGGACTTCTTCAGCCACCACCTCGCTGTCTACAGCAGCCCCCAGTTCAACAAGACCATGGCCACGTTCCACAGCCTGGAGTCCCTGAGCCTCAACTACAACTGCATCTCCGACGAGCTGCTGGAGAACTTGTGTGAGAACAATGCCGGCACCCTCTGGACCATGAACATCAAGTGCCACAGTCATGACCCCCACGAGCAGGTCATCTGGGGCATGTCCTGGGCCAAGCTGGCGAGGTACGCCACCAACCTGAGAGTCAACTTCTTCTTTGAGCAAGTCATGGAGTATGAGCGCTTGGCCCGGATCCTCCTGCAGGAGATCCCCATCAGGAGCATcagtctgagaaactgctctTTCAGCGACCCCGACTGGTCCATGAGGCCCACTCTGACGGATCTCCTGCCCACCTTCCGGCACACTCTGCAG AAACTAACTTTTGagttcaacaacaaaaatgagtCTCTGGACAAGGAGCTGCACCGCCTCATCTTATCCTGCAGGAAGTTGTTTTACTTCAAAATCTGGGCTTTCCTTGATGTTAAGTTTGTGGAGCAGATCCTGCAGAGTCAGGAAGAAGGGCGGTGTGCCCTGCGCACACTCAAG ATATGA
- the FBXO39 gene encoding F-box only protein 39 isoform X3 — MDEEGQPIQPQDESCWATLPDVCLHRIFWWLGDKDRSRAALVCRKWNQMMYSADLWRYRTITFTGRPSRVHASEFVSALWYVKKFGRYLEHLEIKLLHPYNTVLTKKFQVTMQSLLSCLGKRNNRLKSLSMQHLELDRLVWRNSIRNLLMKSLSSFLKKMGKHLDYFSLKGARLTVGQGCHILNSLSYSRKESVVSELNLEDFFSHHLAVYSSPQFNKTMATFHSLESLSLNYNCISDELLENLCENNAGTLWTMNIKCHSHDPHEQVIWGMSWAKLARYATNLRVNFFFEQVMEYERLARILLQEIPIRSISLRNCSFSDPDWSMRPTLTDLLPTFRHTLQKLTFEFNNKNESLDKELHRLILSCRKLFYFKIWAFLDVKFVEQILQSQEEGRCALRTLKLHPVLHILLCHAMEYHSAMKRNEGPQCMFHG, encoded by the exons ATGGACGAAGAAGGCCAACCGATCCAGCCTCAAGACGAGAGCTGCTGGGCCACCCTTCCCGATGTGTGCCTACATCGTATTTTCTGGTGGCTGGGAGACAAAGACAGGTCCAGAGCGGCCCTTGTCTGCAGAAAGTGGAACCAGATGATGTATTCGGCTGACCTCTGGCGATACAGGACCATCACGTTTACTGGGAGACCTTCCAGGGTACACGCGTCCGAATTTGTGTCGGCTCTTTGGTATGTTAAGAAATTCGGTCGTTATCTGGAGCACCTGGAGATCAAATTGCTGCATCCTTACAACACTGTCCTGACCAAGAAGTTCCAGGTCACCATGCAAAGCCTTCTCTCGTGTCTGGGCAAGAGAAACAACCGTCTGAAATCTCTGTCCATGCAGCACCTGGAACTGGACCGCCTGGTCTGGAGGAACAGCATCAGGAACTTGCTCATGAAAAGCTTGAGCTCATTCTTGAAGAAAATGGGCAAACACCTGGATTATTTCAGCCTAAAAGGGGCTAGGCTCACCGTGGGGCAAGGCTGCCACATCCTCAACTCCCTGAGCTACTCAAGGAAAGAGAGTGTGGTGTCAGAGCTCAACCTCGAGGACTTCTTCAGCCACCACCTCGCTGTCTACAGCAGCCCCCAGTTCAACAAGACCATGGCCACGTTCCACAGCCTGGAGTCCCTGAGCCTCAACTACAACTGCATCTCCGACGAGCTGCTGGAGAACTTGTGTGAGAACAATGCCGGCACCCTCTGGACCATGAACATCAAGTGCCACAGTCATGACCCCCACGAGCAGGTCATCTGGGGCATGTCCTGGGCCAAGCTGGCGAGGTACGCCACCAACCTGAGAGTCAACTTCTTCTTTGAGCAAGTCATGGAGTATGAGCGCTTGGCCCGGATCCTCCTGCAGGAGATCCCCATCAGGAGCATcagtctgagaaactgctctTTCAGCGACCCCGACTGGTCCATGAGGCCCACTCTGACGGATCTCCTGCCCACCTTCCGGCACACTCTGCAG AAACTAACTTTTGagttcaacaacaaaaatgagtCTCTGGACAAGGAGCTGCACCGCCTCATCTTATCCTGCAGGAAGTTGTTTTACTTCAAAATCTGGGCTTTCCTTGATGTTAAGTTTGTGGAGCAGATCCTGCAGAGTCAGGAAGAAGGGCGGTGTGCCCTGCGCACACTCAAG
- the FBXO39 gene encoding F-box only protein 39 isoform X5 encodes MDEEGQPIQPQDESCWATLPDVCLHRIFWWLGDKDRSRAALVCRKWNQMMYSADLWRYRTITFTGRPSRVHASEFVSALWYVKKFGRYLEHLEIKLLHPYNTVLTKKFQVTMQSLLSCLGKRNNRLKSLSMQHLELDRLVWRNSIRNLLMKSLSSFLKKMGKHLDYFSLKGARLTVGQGCHILNSLSYSRKESVVSELNLEDFFSHHLAVYSSPQFNKTMATFHSLESLSLNYNCISDELLENLCENNAGTLWTMNIKCHSHDPHEQVIWGMSWAKLARYATNLRVNFFFEQVMEYERLARILLQEIPIRSISLRNCSFSDPDWSMRPTLTDLLPTFRHTLQKLTFEFNNKNESLDKELHRLILSCRKLFYFKIWAFLDVKFVEQILQSQEEGRCALRTLKVQEIPGKDPTGPGPCE; translated from the exons ATGGACGAAGAAGGCCAACCGATCCAGCCTCAAGACGAGAGCTGCTGGGCCACCCTTCCCGATGTGTGCCTACATCGTATTTTCTGGTGGCTGGGAGACAAAGACAGGTCCAGAGCGGCCCTTGTCTGCAGAAAGTGGAACCAGATGATGTATTCGGCTGACCTCTGGCGATACAGGACCATCACGTTTACTGGGAGACCTTCCAGGGTACACGCGTCCGAATTTGTGTCGGCTCTTTGGTATGTTAAGAAATTCGGTCGTTATCTGGAGCACCTGGAGATCAAATTGCTGCATCCTTACAACACTGTCCTGACCAAGAAGTTCCAGGTCACCATGCAAAGCCTTCTCTCGTGTCTGGGCAAGAGAAACAACCGTCTGAAATCTCTGTCCATGCAGCACCTGGAACTGGACCGCCTGGTCTGGAGGAACAGCATCAGGAACTTGCTCATGAAAAGCTTGAGCTCATTCTTGAAGAAAATGGGCAAACACCTGGATTATTTCAGCCTAAAAGGGGCTAGGCTCACCGTGGGGCAAGGCTGCCACATCCTCAACTCCCTGAGCTACTCAAGGAAAGAGAGTGTGGTGTCAGAGCTCAACCTCGAGGACTTCTTCAGCCACCACCTCGCTGTCTACAGCAGCCCCCAGTTCAACAAGACCATGGCCACGTTCCACAGCCTGGAGTCCCTGAGCCTCAACTACAACTGCATCTCCGACGAGCTGCTGGAGAACTTGTGTGAGAACAATGCCGGCACCCTCTGGACCATGAACATCAAGTGCCACAGTCATGACCCCCACGAGCAGGTCATCTGGGGCATGTCCTGGGCCAAGCTGGCGAGGTACGCCACCAACCTGAGAGTCAACTTCTTCTTTGAGCAAGTCATGGAGTATGAGCGCTTGGCCCGGATCCTCCTGCAGGAGATCCCCATCAGGAGCATcagtctgagaaactgctctTTCAGCGACCCCGACTGGTCCATGAGGCCCACTCTGACGGATCTCCTGCCCACCTTCCGGCACACTCTGCAG AAACTAACTTTTGagttcaacaacaaaaatgagtCTCTGGACAAGGAGCTGCACCGCCTCATCTTATCCTGCAGGAAGTTGTTTTACTTCAAAATCTGGGCTTTCCTTGATGTTAAGTTTGTGGAGCAGATCCTGCAGAGTCAGGAAGAAGGGCGGTGTGCCCTGCGCACACTCAAG
- the FBXO39 gene encoding F-box only protein 39 isoform X2 → MDEEGQPIQPQDESCWATLPDVCLHRIFWWLGDKDRSRAALVCRKWNQMMYSADLWRYRTITFTGRPSRVHASEFVSALWYVKKFGRYLEHLEIKLLHPYNTVLTKKFQVTMQSLLSCLGKRNNRLKSLSMQHLELDRLVWRNSIRNLLMKSLSSFLKKMGKHLDYFSLKGARLTVGQGCHILNSLSYSRKESVVSELNLEDFFSHHLAVYSSPQFNKTMATFHSLESLSLNYNCISDELLENLCENNAGTLWTMNIKCHSHDPHEQVIWGMSWAKLARYATNLRVNFFFEQVMEYERLARILLQEIPIRSISLRNCSFSDPDWSMRPTLTDLLPTFRHTLQKLTFEFNNKNESLDKELHRLILSCRKLFYFKIWAFLDVKFVEQILQSQEEGRCALRTLKVRIYTNRYETNEEDRTLWEIYRKYRQLIDSELNYVVIAYSMR, encoded by the exons ATGGACGAAGAAGGCCAACCGATCCAGCCTCAAGACGAGAGCTGCTGGGCCACCCTTCCCGATGTGTGCCTACATCGTATTTTCTGGTGGCTGGGAGACAAAGACAGGTCCAGAGCGGCCCTTGTCTGCAGAAAGTGGAACCAGATGATGTATTCGGCTGACCTCTGGCGATACAGGACCATCACGTTTACTGGGAGACCTTCCAGGGTACACGCGTCCGAATTTGTGTCGGCTCTTTGGTATGTTAAGAAATTCGGTCGTTATCTGGAGCACCTGGAGATCAAATTGCTGCATCCTTACAACACTGTCCTGACCAAGAAGTTCCAGGTCACCATGCAAAGCCTTCTCTCGTGTCTGGGCAAGAGAAACAACCGTCTGAAATCTCTGTCCATGCAGCACCTGGAACTGGACCGCCTGGTCTGGAGGAACAGCATCAGGAACTTGCTCATGAAAAGCTTGAGCTCATTCTTGAAGAAAATGGGCAAACACCTGGATTATTTCAGCCTAAAAGGGGCTAGGCTCACCGTGGGGCAAGGCTGCCACATCCTCAACTCCCTGAGCTACTCAAGGAAAGAGAGTGTGGTGTCAGAGCTCAACCTCGAGGACTTCTTCAGCCACCACCTCGCTGTCTACAGCAGCCCCCAGTTCAACAAGACCATGGCCACGTTCCACAGCCTGGAGTCCCTGAGCCTCAACTACAACTGCATCTCCGACGAGCTGCTGGAGAACTTGTGTGAGAACAATGCCGGCACCCTCTGGACCATGAACATCAAGTGCCACAGTCATGACCCCCACGAGCAGGTCATCTGGGGCATGTCCTGGGCCAAGCTGGCGAGGTACGCCACCAACCTGAGAGTCAACTTCTTCTTTGAGCAAGTCATGGAGTATGAGCGCTTGGCCCGGATCCTCCTGCAGGAGATCCCCATCAGGAGCATcagtctgagaaactgctctTTCAGCGACCCCGACTGGTCCATGAGGCCCACTCTGACGGATCTCCTGCCCACCTTCCGGCACACTCTGCAG AAACTAACTTTTGagttcaacaacaaaaatgagtCTCTGGACAAGGAGCTGCACCGCCTCATCTTATCCTGCAGGAAGTTGTTTTACTTCAAAATCTGGGCTTTCCTTGATGTTAAGTTTGTGGAGCAGATCCTGCAGAGTCAGGAAGAAGGGCGGTGTGCCCTGCGCACACTCAAG GTGAGAATTTACACAAACAGATATGAGACGAATGAAGAGGACAGGACACTGTGGGAAATTTACAGGAAGTACAGACAGCTGATCGATTCAGAGCTTAACTATGTTGTCATCGCTTACTCCATGAGGTAA